The genomic stretch CTCGTAATAGGCGAAGGCGCCGGCAAGCGAGGCGGTCGCCACGCACATCGCCTGGTATTCGTCATCGGTCTCGGCGGCAACCACGGTGCCGAGCGGCTCGAACATCGCAATCGCGTCCTCATCCGGCGGAAAGACCGGTGTCGGCCCGCCGTGAAAGGCGACCGCCGGCAACGGGGTAACGAGCGTGATCCGCGTTGCCGGGGCGACGATCCGTGCAAGCCGCGCCTGGCTGAAGGTCGGCATGAAGCTGATGACGTGGTGGGACGGGCCAAACTTCAGCGTCTTGATGATCTCTTCGGCATCGCCCGGCCTCAGCGCCAGACAAACGCTTTCAGCGCCGTCAATCACATCCTGGTTGCTTGCCGCCACCGCCACATTCTCGAAGCGGTCGGCAAGCGTGGCCGCGATCTCCTCATTGCGCGGCGAAACAAGGATGGTCGGCTTTTCGCCGTCGACCGTGCTCATGCCGGTCACCACGGCCTTGGTGATTTCGCCTGTTCCGATAAACCCGATTGTCATGACATTCCTTCCTGAATTTGCTGGCCCAGCATAGGAAGCCATGACCGGTTTGAAAACGGGGCGCGCCCAGAAAGGCGGATCCAGGGCGGCGCGCGGCGTTGCCGCCGGAGGAGAGTGACGCCGCCCTGAACCGGCGCCGCGCACCTGCGTCAGGCGGTCAGGTGCGCCGGCTCGGCAAGCCCGCGACGGCGGCAGGCAGCCGTCAGCGTGTTTGCCAGCAGGCAGGCGATCGTCATGGGGCCGACGCCGCCCGGCACCGGGGTCATCGCGCCGGCGACCGCACTTGCCGCGGCAAAATCCACATCGCCCGTCAGCCGCGTCTTGCCCGGTCCGCGCTCCGGTGCGTCGATCCGGTTGATGCCGACATCGATCACGCTCGCGCCGGGTTTTATCCAGTCGCCCTTTATCATCTCGGGCCTGCCGACGGCGGCGACCACGATATCGGCGCGGCTGACGACGGCCTTCAGGTCGCGCGTGCGCGAATGGGCGATTGTGACAGTGGCGTTGGCGGCAAGCAGCAATTGCGCCATCGGCTTGCCGACGATGTTGGAGCGGCCGACGACGACTGCCTCGAGGCCGGAAAGGTCGCCGTGTTCCGCCTGCAGCATCATCAGGCAGCCGAGCGGGGTACAGGGCACCATGGCCTTCTGCCCGGTCGCCAGAAGGCCGACATTCAGGATGTGAAACCCGTCAACATCCTTCGTCGGGTCGATCGCCGCCAGAACCTCGGCTTCCGCAATATGGGCGGGAAGCGGCAATTGCACGAGAATGCCGTCGACCGCATCGTCGGCGTTCAGCCGGGCGACCAGCGCCAGAAGGTCAGCGGCGGAAGTCTCTTCGGGCAGGCGGTGCTCGAAGGAATTCATGCCGGCCTCGACGGTCTGTCTGTGCTTGGCGCGGACATAGACTTCGGATGCCGGATCAGTGCCAACGAGAACCACGGCAAGGCCGGGCGTCACGCCATGCTGCGCCTTGAGGCGCGAAACATGGCAGGCCACCGCGCCGCGAAGCCTGGCCGCAAAGGCCTTTCCGTCAATGATCCGTGCCGTCATCCTCTGCTCCCGTCAATCACAGGCATTTCCCATCCCGCCGGCTCAGTCGGCCGGCAGGCGCGGGCTCATCGGCTCGCTGATCCGCCCGGCCTGGAACGTATCGGGCAGGGGCGTCAGTTCGATGGTCGCGACGATGCCCGCCCTGCGAAAGGGGTCGCCTTCGGCAAAGTCCTCGGCATCGGCGCGGCTTTTTGCCTCCAATATGCCGAAATTGCCGCAGGAGCGGCTCTCGTCATCGACAAGCGCCGAGCCGATCAGCACCGAAACAAGGCCGTTGCCGCCCGAGGAGACCCATGCGCGGTGCTCGGGGCGGATCTGCTCGCGCAGTTCATGGACGTCCGGATTGTTCAGGCAGCGCATCAGGAAAAACGCCATCACGCATTCTCCAGCACAACCATGCCGGCGCCGGTGAGCGAGGCGGGCGCGTAATAATGCCTGTGCTTCATCTCCACATGCGGGTTCATCGCCGCCCGCATCACCAGCCACATGATCAGTTCCGCGCCTTCCGAGCCGAACTGGTCGACATAGTCCTCGCGGCTCATGTTCCGGTATTTCTCGTAGTCATTGGCGATGCCGTCAAGCCAGGCCTCGTCGGCCTCGCGGTTGATGAAGCCGGCGCGGCTGCCCTGAAGCTGGTGCGAAAGCCCGCCCGTGCCCATGATCACCACGCGCTCATCGCCGGGGAAGCTCTCGATCGCCTTGCGCAGCACCTTGCCCATTTCCCAGCAACGCTGCGGGGTGGGGATCGGATACTGGATGGTGTTGACCCAGATCGGCACCACCTTGACCGGCCAGTGTTCGGGACGGCCGAAGAACAGTTCCAGCGGCACCTGAAGGCCGTGATCAACCTCGATCTCGCGGCAGACCAGCGGGTCGAAATGGTTTTCCACCATGGTGTCGACGATATGCCAGGAGAGATCGGCGGCGCCCTCGAAATCGGGCACGGCGCGCGGGCCCCAGCCCTCGTCCACCGGCTTGTAGCTGTCGGCGACGCCGATGGCGAAGGTCGGCACGCGGTCGAGGAAGAATGTGTTGCCGTGGTCGTTGAAGATCACGACCGCGACATCGGGCTTCTTCTCCGCCATCCACTGCTTGCCCGGAATATAGCCGTCGAAAAACGGCTTCCAGTCGGGCGTGTCGGCAAGCCCCTTGTCGAGCGCCACGCCGATCGAGGGTACGTGGCTGGTGCCGACGCCGCCAATGATTTCGGCCATTACATCTTCCCCAGTCTTGTCTTGAGAAATTCTTCCTGGTTCATGCCGGCCTGCGCCGCGCCGATCTCGGCCATGCTGGCCGGGTCGACCGCCGCGATCTTCAGGATGAAGAAGAGATTGCCGCCAAGGGCCACCATCCTGTGCCAGTCGCGGCGCATCACCGCCTGTTTCTCCGCCTCGCCCAGGCCGAAACTGTCGAGAAAGGCTTCCTCGTCGGCCTTGAAGGCGGCGCGGTTTTCCGGCTTGCCGAGCGACATCGCCATCTTGTTCATCCGGTAGCCGTTTTTCGAACGCTCTCGCTCGAAGAGGGGCGTTTCGGGGATTTCGAGCACGTCAGACATTGAGCACCTCCTTGTGCCGATCAAGCCAGCCGGTGATGGCGGCAACCGTTTCCTCCGGGCGCTCGACGGGCATGAAATGCCCGGCGCCGTCGATGACGAGAACCTCGGCATCCGCGAGCGTGTCGGCGATTTCGCGATGCTGCTTTTCCGGCGACCAGCTGTCCTGCGCGCCGGTGATGAGCAGCACGGGACAGGTGATGGCGGGGATGTATTCCATTGCGTTCGGGCGCTCCATCAGCGCGCGGATCTGGCGGGCGTGAACGTCGGGCCCGGCCTTGACCACCATATCCGTCAGGTCGTCGACGAGCGCGGCGTCCGGCGTTGTCCCCTGCGCGAGCATCGGCGGCAGCCATTCGGCGGCGAGCGCCATCATGTCCTCGTAGCCGCGGGCGATCTTGGCAAGGCGCTTCGGGGCCTCGTCCGCGCGCGCGCCGTCATGTCCGGTATTGGCCAGCACCAGGCCTCTGATGCGCTCCGGCGCCTGGCGGGCCATGTCCATCGCCACGCGCCCGCCCATGGAGTGGCCGACCGGGATGAGCGGGCCCTCGGTCTCGCTGAGAAGCGTTGCCGCCATCGCCTCGATGGTCGGCTGGCGGGTGACATCGGCATCGGCCGCGGCGAGCCATGCAGGCGCAGCGCTGGAGACAGCGCGCCACACGCGGGCGTCCGATACCAGTCCGGGAATGAGAAGCAATGTGGTCATGACCGGCCCTCCCACGCCGCCGTGAATACATTGATGGGGAAATTAGTCGATATTTATGGCAATATCAACAGAAATGCTACAAAATGTATACATAAATGCCGATGGACGCATTGTGGTGCGGGATTTCCTTCGGAGCGTGAGGCCGGAACGGGCTTGCCCCGAATTTCACTGTGTATACATTAGAGCACGACCAGGAAAAGTGGAGACCGGTTTTCCGTCCGGACGCGGCGAAAAACAAAAGGCTGGAGCATGTTCGCGATTCAAGCAAATGCGAGCATGCTCTAAGAGCGTTCCAACCTCTTTGGATGAATATTATGCGGGGAGACGACGATGGACAGGCAGGCAGCTGCAAAAACCCACACGATGCGGGCGCTGGTGGAACTGCGTAAACGCATTCTCGACGGCGCCATTCCGGGCGGAACGCGCCTGTTCGAGGTGGCGCTTGCCGATGACCTTCAGATTTCGCGCACGCCCGTTCGCGAGGCGATGTCGCGGCTGGCGGAGGAGGGGCTTCTGGAGCGCGCCCGCAGCGGCGGCTTCCTTGTGCGCAGCTTCGCCTATGCCGATGTGCTGGACACGATCGAGCTGCGCGGCGTTCTGGAGGGCACGGCGGCGCGGATGGCCGCC from Martelella sp. AD-3 encodes the following:
- a CDS encoding pyrroline-5-carboxylate reductase, giving the protein MTIGFIGTGEITKAVVTGMSTVDGEKPTILVSPRNEEIAATLADRFENVAVAASNQDVIDGAESVCLALRPGDAEEIIKTLKFGPSHHVISFMPTFSQARLARIVAPATRITLVTPLPAVAFHGGPTPVFPPDEDAIAMFEPLGTVVAAETDDEYQAMCVATASLAGAFAYYETIADWLQAKNLPADKARAFSGAVFYALAATARNAPEMSFSELTRESATRGGTNEQVLKHLKDNNVYTAFSKALDGIWDRFENAKPSSD
- the folD gene encoding bifunctional methylenetetrahydrofolate dehydrogenase/methenyltetrahydrofolate cyclohydrolase FolD, with the protein product MTARIIDGKAFAARLRGAVACHVSRLKAQHGVTPGLAVVLVGTDPASEVYVRAKHRQTVEAGMNSFEHRLPEETSAADLLALVARLNADDAVDGILVQLPLPAHIAEAEVLAAIDPTKDVDGFHILNVGLLATGQKAMVPCTPLGCLMMLQAEHGDLSGLEAVVVGRSNIVGKPMAQLLLAANATVTIAHSRTRDLKAVVSRADIVVAAVGRPEMIKGDWIKPGASVIDVGINRIDAPERGPGKTRLTGDVDFAAASAVAGAMTPVPGGVGPMTIACLLANTLTAACRRRGLAEPAHLTA
- a CDS encoding YciI family protein, which gives rise to MAFFLMRCLNNPDVHELREQIRPEHRAWVSSGGNGLVSVLIGSALVDDESRSCGNFGILEAKSRADAEDFAEGDPFRRAGIVATIELTPLPDTFQAGRISEPMSPRLPAD
- a CDS encoding class III extradiol dioxygenase family protein, producing the protein MAEIIGGVGTSHVPSIGVALDKGLADTPDWKPFFDGYIPGKQWMAEKKPDVAVVIFNDHGNTFFLDRVPTFAIGVADSYKPVDEGWGPRAVPDFEGAADLSWHIVDTMVENHFDPLVCREIEVDHGLQVPLELFFGRPEHWPVKVVPIWVNTIQYPIPTPQRCWEMGKVLRKAIESFPGDERVVIMGTGGLSHQLQGSRAGFINREADEAWLDGIANDYEKYRNMSREDYVDQFGSEGAELIMWLVMRAAMNPHVEMKHRHYYAPASLTGAGMVVLENA
- a CDS encoding extradiol ring-cleavage dioxygenase, producing the protein MSDVLEIPETPLFERERSKNGYRMNKMAMSLGKPENRAAFKADEEAFLDSFGLGEAEKQAVMRRDWHRMVALGGNLFFILKIAAVDPASMAEIGAAQAGMNQEEFLKTRLGKM
- a CDS encoding alpha/beta fold hydrolase produces the protein MTTLLLIPGLVSDARVWRAVSSAAPAWLAAADADVTRQPTIEAMAATLLSETEGPLIPVGHSMGGRVAMDMARQAPERIRGLVLANTGHDGARADEAPKRLAKIARGYEDMMALAAEWLPPMLAQGTTPDAALVDDLTDMVVKAGPDVHARQIRALMERPNAMEYIPAITCPVLLITGAQDSWSPEKQHREIADTLADAEVLVIDGAGHFMPVERPEETVAAITGWLDRHKEVLNV